The DNA sequence GACTTGAATGGCGTGGGTACCGATACCGCTTGAGCCGCCATGTATCAGGATGGATTGTCCGGCAGTCATTCTCGCCGTCATTACCAGGTTCGACCACACGGTGCACGCGACTTCGGGTAGAGCGGCCGCGACGTCAAGGCTGACATGTGACGGAATCGGCAGCAACTGGCCGACGGGTACTACCACTTTCTCGGCGTAACCACCGCCGGACAGCAGCGCACAAACATGTTGCCCCACAGTCCATCCTGTGACATTCGCGCCAACCTGGCTAATGGTTCCGGAACATTCGAGGCCCAGTATGTGGCTCGCCCCGGGCGGCATGGGGTACAGACCTTGTCGCTGCAGCAGATCCGCACGGTTAACTGCGGCGGCGGTGACGTCGATCAGTATTTCGCCTGGTCCTGGGGTTGGGTCGGGAACTTCGGTCCAGCACAGCGCTTCTGGCCCGCCCGGCTGGTCAACGGTGATAGCGTGCATGACAACCAGACTATGCCGAGCTATTGGTGGTCGCCGGGTTATCACTGCGGATGGAGGCGCGGTCGGGGCCGTAGCTTGGTCGGCGGAAGGGGGGGATTGTGTATGAGTACGCGTTCGGAGAGTGAAGTCCCAGGACTTGACCTCGCCGAATTTCGTTCGTGGCAAAACTTTTGGGTGGCAACTAATCGGTTGTACTTCTTGTTGAACCGGAAAATGGTTGCATCGCATGGTATTTCGTTGACGGACTTCCAAGTTCTCCAACAGTTGTTGCGATCAGCTAACGGTAGCTGCCGGATGGGGGATATCGCTACCAGCCTGCTGGCCTCGCGCAGCCGGATCACGCACCAAGTGCGCCGTCTGGAGGATCAGGGCCTGGTGAAGCGTGGGTCGATGCCGCACGACCGCAGGGCGGTGCTGGCGGCGCTCACCGAGCAGGGTCGCGCCCTCGGCGAGGCGGCAATGTCCACCTACGCCGAATGCGTCCGCGAGCACTACCTGACCCGACTGAGCCGGGCGCAGCAGGCCGCCATCGCGGAGAGCTTCCGGCGCGTCGGTGAGGGCGCCGAGGACGCGCTCAGGGACGGGGAGGGCCGCGGCGGGGAGTAGGCCGCCTGGCGGAGCCGCTAGGCTTGCGCACGGTGGCGTGGCAGAGCGGCCTAATGCACTCGCCTTGAAAGCGAGAGACGGCTAACACCGTCCGGGGGTTCAAATCCCTCCGCCACCGCTCTTGACTCCTCAGCTAGGCGCGTGAGCGCGCACCTGACGGCTACCGCAACCGCGGATGTTTCGGTTCCCGGCCCGGCTCGAACGGGCTGTCTCCCTCGCCGGCTGCGTATGCAGCGGACCGCGCGTACCGGTTAGCGCGGTCTGGGGCGGGGCGTCGGTGATGCTGCGAGGGAGGCTCTGCACCCGGCAACGCATTTAGGACCGCGGCCGCGTGATCAGTTGTGTGTGTACGGGGGTGGAGCCGGTAGTCAGATCCAACACCGGGCAATGCGCGTCCACGGCTTCGTGAAGTTCGCGGTACCGCTCGTCGCTGTCCGGCCCGGAGACCGTCACCGTGACGCGGATCTGCTGGAAGCCGGGGCGGACGCTGTCGTCCAGGCCGAAGAAGCCGCGCACATCGAGGTCGCCCTCGGCGCTGGCGCTGAGTGAATCGACT is a window from the Mycobacteroides salmoniphilum genome containing:
- a CDS encoding MarR family winged helix-turn-helix transcriptional regulator, whose product is MSTRSESEVPGLDLAEFRSWQNFWVATNRLYFLLNRKMVASHGISLTDFQVLQQLLRSANGSCRMGDIATSLLASRSRITHQVRRLEDQGLVKRGSMPHDRRAVLAALTEQGRALGEAAMSTYAECVREHYLTRLSRAQQAAIAESFRRVGEGAEDALRDGEGRGGE